The sequence below is a genomic window from Lolium perenne isolate Kyuss_39 chromosome 7, Kyuss_2.0, whole genome shotgun sequence.
ttcctcgacaacctcgatggtgcatgtttctcctggtttcatcgtcttggttgcgccatgctttgacgacgtactcgattgtttcgacgatccggccgagggctaaaataagaaagagagtcgcgcgcgttagtacacacatatttattcaaatcaattagtttgtatcaccagaggctcaatgtatatatatacctcggcgccggaggtggttgctacttccaattgaagatcgtcgtttatcgacgtttcttcggcatcatcttgctgacggcgcccttcatcttcaccctcaaggttcagataagaagagatatcatcttcttcttgtccggtcggcacatatagaatatcgccgtttatgatgccgaaaatatggtcttcagcgttcggatcatagttctccataatcgggtcagctctatcgtccgccatatgtcagtcctgaaaacatgtagtcaaaacaaattaattaagtgcagAAGGGGAGTTTTCTCGGATATGTCTACCGGGCGAGAATCTCGTCGTCGAGGCGTGACGAGTTCCGATATGACAAGGATTATATAGTGTACGCGCGCGTGCGTTCCTTGACTGAAGCGGCAAGGGTTGACGATGGCTAGGGACCTACGGCGGCGGAGTCGAGACACAACACATGCATATATGCGGggtcgcggtggcgaaaggggggcggcggaaggtgggcggtggcggtggcgaaaggggggcggcggtggcgaaagggggcggcggaaggtgggcggtggcggtggcgaaaggggggcggcggtggcggtggcgccgccccctcgccgcgaacaaaaaaaaaccccacatatacggagggggcggcgaggggggcgGTGATGCAAACTTTTAtttttttttgagttcttttaaatttagttcatttttttgagttcttttaaaatttaaaaaatacaaaAGGGAAAATTTAATTAGTTCATTTTTTTGACAAACTTTTATTGTTAAAATTTTGTTATATATGTTAagttattttgttatttttgttaagttattttggtattttgttaagttattttgttatttttttctTAAGTTAATTAAGTTTTGTTAATTacaaagttttaagttttttttgttaattaagtatagttaaaattcaaaataacaaacaaaaaaaaaatcggcCAGCCGGCCTCCTTCTCCCTCTCTCCTTCCTCTCTGTGCGTGTGGCCGGCCCGCAGTGGTGCGGCGTGTGGCGGTGGCCCGCGGTCTGTGCGGCGGCGGTCGTGCGGCGTGTGGCGGCGGTGGTCGTGCGCGCAGAGGCCTCGTCGTGTGGCGTGTGGCGGCGCACGGCGGCGCGGTGACGTACGGCGGCCGGAAATGGCGAGCGGCGCGGCGAGCGAGACGTACACGGTGAGGCGGCGCGGCGAGAGACGGCGAGAGGCGCGCGACGCGGCGAGAGACGGCGAGAGGCGCGGCGCGGCGGCGTCGACGATGCTGGCTCCGTCGAGGGCGTCGGGCGTCTGATCGAGCGGCGGTTTCGAGAGGAAGACGAACTGAATCGCGCCAGGCGCCCCGCGCAAATTTATAGCGatcagcctttagtcgcggttggtgggtttttcgccgggttttttatttcccgcgcgcaaggacctttagtcgcggttgaatacttttcttttttgaaaatcataaaatacatataatatatcaataaatacagaaaaataaaactaattcaattcaaaatgttaaaaatacaaataatatatcaaaaaattcagaaaaataaaactaattcaattcaaaatgtaaaaaatacaaataatatatcaaaaaattcagaaaaataaaactaattcaattcaaaatgttaaaaatacaaataatatatcaaaaaattcagaaaaataaaactaattcaattcaaaatgttaaaaatacaaataatatatcaaaaaattcagaaaaataaaactaattcaattcaaaatgttaaaaatacaaatagtatatcaaaaaattaagaaaagtaaaactaattcaattcaaaatgttaaaaatactaaTAATATATCAAATAGTATATCaagaaattaagaaaagtaaaactaattcaattcaaaatgttaaaaatactaataatatatcaaaaaattcagaaaaataaaactaattcaattcaaaatcttaaaaatacaaataatatatcaaaaaattcagaaaaataaaactaattcaattcaaaattttaaaaatacaaattatcaacaaattcataaaaataaaactaattcaattcaaaatttcttcccggccgcctctgtcttctcgttagccccctcttcccgcctctgtctttccgccgaccccctcttcccgtctcgtcttcccgccatttcttccctgtcttcccgcctctttttcttcccgccaatttcttcccgccaatttcttcccgcctctgtctttccgccgaccccctcttcccgcctcgtcttcccgccatttcttccctgtcttcccgcctctttttcttcccgccaatttcttcccgccaatttcttcccgcctctttcttcccgccactttcttcccgcctcctgtcttcccgctcccatttttcccgccatttgtcactacatatatgtagcccggcttggccagcattatcacatctctacaatctctcatcactctctcatggcttccaccgcacccactctaacctaccagcaggtggaggagctttgcgcctcgaactactcttgcccaccgggctaccgcgtccccgccggctggagcctaagcgccggcggcgtgccggtccctcccgtccctcagggtactgcgcgccgggcggccatcacgaaccactactacctcgacctcacgccggagcagcggatgaatccccgctggcatcccgataaccagcatacttgggacgccttcttcatcaatcggcgtgagagggcgctcgccaggtatgaggaggatggtctgcctcctgggaacttccacgaggccggccgtcggctatggtggtacggccggactctgcagagcgtcatggactacatcacggccggcgatatcccccgcatgcgctgccctcagttcgagccacgagcgccgcccgacgacagcgtcgacagcagcgacgacgacggcggcaacttagaaggcgacgactaccagtacaacggcggcggctatgaagactacgagtatgcatattatacgcctaggcaggagtatgactgaatcactccaaatttcatgtatcatcagtgctatgtcgagtcaattgaatcattcgaaaatggacaccaaacacatcacgggtaatataattcacatgatccattcaacaaagtttggtacaataaattattacacatcatttcttcccttgtgtccctgcttgcttacgattctgCCGTATccgtggagcatcctcatcatttaacttaatgcttgggtcggtgttcactttgaagggcggaatttcagcaaacatattataatcttctgacatgtctgtcttgtcctccactcccacgatgtttcttttccctgaaagaacaatgtggcgctttggatcatcgcatgatgtactgatcgttttcttatctttctgtttcctcggtttgctactcatatccttcacatagaaaacctgagcgacatctttcgctaggacgaatggttcgtcaaggtaaccaagattgttgaaatcgaccattgtcattccgtattgctggtccacatttaccccacctcctgttagcttgaaccatttgcaccggaacaaagggaccctaaaggagggtccatagtcaagttcccatatctcctctatgtaatcataatatgtgaccttttgcccattctcggttgctgcatcaaagcggacaccactgttttggttggtgctctttttatcttgggagatcgtgtaaaatgtattcccatttatctcgtacccttggaaagtcgttatagtcgaagatggtgtcttggccaacatgtacagctgatctgcaacatgatcgtcattcattaaatgttttctcaaccaactgccgaaagtctccatgtgggccttcctaatccaggattcaggcttcccagggttgtccgagcgtaaaatattcttgtgtttctcaaagtacggagccaccaagctggaattggtcagaactgtgtggtgtgcttcagtcagagaatggtcgtccatacatatcgttgatttccttctgatcgtgccttttccacttagtctcccctcgtgccacgatcgaggaagaccaatcggcttaaggtcaggaacaaagtcaacacaaaactcaattacctcctcatttccatagcccttggcgatgcttccttctggcctagcacggttacaaacatatttctttaatattcccatgaacctctcgaaggggaacatattgtgtagaaatacaggaccgagaatggaaatctcatcgactaggtgaaccaggaggtgcgtcataatattgaagaaggatggcgggaacaccaactcgaaactgacaagacattggatcacatcgttcagaatcgtagtagaacttctggattgattaccttctgagagattgcattgaggaatgcacatagcttcacaatggctactcgaacattttccggcaggagccccctcaaagcaatcggaagcaattgcgtcataatcacgtggcagtcgtgagacttcaggttttggaactttttctccgccatgtttattattccctttatattggacgagaatccagacgggaccttcatactgctcaggcattcaaaaaagatgaccttctcttctttggtcaaagcgtagctggcacgaccttgaaaccgttccggatgccggtcatcagggtctttcaaacgttgctggtcctgccgtgcttcctttgtatcatttgtcttcccatacacgcccaagaagcttaggaggttcacgcaaatattcttcgtaacgtgcatcacgtcaattgcagagcggacttctaggactttccaatattctagctcccagaatatagatttcttcttccacatggctgcgtgcccgtcagctcccttcggaactgattgtccgccaggaccctttccaaagatgactttcaaatccttgaccatatcaaatacctcagcaccagtgtgttccgcaggcttcggccggtgatctgccttgccgttgtaatgcttgcctttctttcttactggatgaattttcggaagaaatcgacgatgcccaaggtacatgttcttcttacaatttggcaaatgtacactttcagtctcatgtaagcagtgcgtgcatgcattgtatcccttatttgacagtcccgaaaggttactaagagcaggccaatcgttgatggttacgaaaagcaacgctcgtaggtcaaattcctcttctttgtgctcatcccacacacggacaccaggtctgccccacagctgtaaacgttcatcaactaatggccttaggtacacatcgatgtcgttgccgggttgcttcggaccttggatgagcactggcatcataatgaacttccgcttcatgcacaaccaaggaggaaggttgtagatgcatagagtcacgggccaagtgctatggctggagctctgctcgccaaaaggattcatgccatctgtacttagaccaaatcttatgttccttgcgtcagctgcaaaatctttgaactctctgtcgatctttctccattgcgttccatctgcggggtgtctcaactccccgtccgacttacggtcctctttgtgccatcgcaacaacttggcatgctctttgttcctgaacagacgtttcaaccgtggtattataggagcataccacatcaccttggcgggaaccctcttcctgggtttctcgccctcaacatcgtcaccagggtcatcgcctctgatcttataacgcaatgcagtgcataccgggcattcattcaaattctcgtattcaccgcggtagaggatgcagtcgttgatgcatgcatgtatcttcagaacctctaaacctagagggcagacaaccttctttgcttcgtacgcatcggcgggcaactcgttattcattggcaacatattcttcaacattttcagcaagttttcaaatgccgagtcagctacacctgcctcgtgccttccatttcagcaaatccagtgtgcagcccagctttttcagaccatcatcgcatccggggtacagcgcctttctgtgatcctctaacatgcgatccaaattctccctctccttttcagtttcgcagcgtctccgtgcatcaacaatggtccgaccaagatcatcaacgggatcatcacgtgcctcttcttcaccttccccttcaccttccccttcaccttcagcatcctccatgaaagtatcaccgaaatgagcaagatagctttcatcgatgaaatcatccccttcttcatcttcttccattataacccctctttctccatgcttggtccaacaattatagcttggcatgaaaccgtgccgaagcaggtgcatgtgaacatctcttgaggaagagtaacccttctgattcttacagttaacacatggacagataacaaaacccccgcttgttcgcattagccactacgaggaaatctttcaaacccgtagtgaactcgccggagagtcggttaccgtacatccattgccgattcatctgcattattataatataaaatatataattaaccatcatgcatttgttaaactaactagctacaaacaatataaattaaacaatgaactacacacatgcatattttatcaatgacacatgaaaggttcaagttgctaaccgcgatcgaggaggaaaaaataaataagaaagctcaagtgtggctccaacacttcatatcatgtttgtttcatgctcttggggcattttatcaaacaccttgtgtacataagaggaaccaaaagcaaacctacacccccttgtgaagcttgtgaagagaagtggcaccaaatggctaagtgctgtgagctgaggcccttttatagggatgggcctttagtcccggttggcctggccaaccgcgactaaaggccttcgggcacctttagtcgcggttggccaggccaaccgcgactaaagccccccacgcgcaccagctggccaccgagcgccctgggcccaggcctttggtcgcggttcgcctcccgaaccgcgactaaaggtctcattagtcgcggttcctatagcttcgcgacttatggggctggacggaagcctgtttttctaccagtgcacgGACTCTCTGGTAGTCGGTTTTCTACAGTGGATCACCAATGGGCAGCATCGTAAACTCATCTAGCATATGTGCATACCCTCAACCTCCAGACACTTGTATTATCTTACGGCAgattcgatttttttaccaagaCATGGCATGTGGGCGGAGCATCAGCCCGGCATGCCCGGGTAGCTTGTCTTGGTCCGGCAAGCGAACAAATCTCGTGTAATTAATCGCTAATTCATGAGATCCATGTGCTTGCCAAAGGAAACTGGCTCAAGACGCCAACGACCCCAGGTGCCTATCCACGTCCGAACAGAAGCCACGAGCCAAGATTCAGGAGGCCAGTTGGATCGTTCCTGATTCAGTCGTTCTAGTTCGTTTGTTCATCTCCTCGTCCAAGCGTACGACGGCTGCACCAAACACAGGCGAGACGTTGACGTTCCGCTGCGTCCTTCGGCTTGTAGATCGGGACGGTCACTGGCGGGGCCCGCTGGCTTCCTTGCCGAGATGCCGTCGCAGTTCAGCTGCAGTCGTGATCCTCTAGGACTGAATTTAATCTAACGAGGACAGAAGGTTTGTTCATCTATATTTGCCACTTATCCAACTACAATCTTAGCAtcactccaaaaaaaaaaaaaactacaatCTTAGCACGGATCACTTTTAAGTTTTTACGTTGTCGAACCATTTTATTGAACCTTTCATTGAATCTAGAATTTTATTTGTGACTCAAATTCTCTAGTGAGCTATTTACATCGTATTAAATTTCCGTGCTTCCAAACTATTAAATGGGTCTAAATTTTGTATTTATATTTTTATTATATATATCAAACATTCGATTATGATTCTCGTTTTTTTTGGACTTAATTTTGTGCTTGCCCATGCTCCAATTTTTTCCTGGCTCCGCCACATGATGTGGAGGTAACATAGTAGTATGATTTAGTCTAGAGCATGGAGAGCACGCAAAGAGCGTACCATATTTTGAAGCCGGCTCCGATGTCATTTCCTGGTAGTCAGCCTTCTTATTTTTTGGACCAACTCTAATGTTCTTGGCGTCGTTGTTTGTATTTTATTTTAGCCAACTGCCACTTATACAATTTTAGAGTCGGTTGCTTCTTCGAAGTTGGTTCTTGTAAAAAGAAACGATCGATGTTGTACCTTTCAAGGCCCGCTTGAACTTCAGTTGCTTATAAACTGACTATATGCATGGACTCTGGTAGTCAGTTTTCTACAAGTGGATCACCAATGGCCAGCATCGTAAACACATCTAACATGTGCATACCCATCAACCTCCAAACACTTGTATTATCTTACGGAAGATTCGGTTTTTTACTCACACTTGACATCCGGTGGAGTTACCACAGTATGATTCAGTCAAACAAGAAGTAGCACATGCATGCATGTAAGATGGCGTGCCCGAGCAAGGGTGAAATGGAGCGTGACTGCGTGAGCCTCCTAAGGGCTAAGGAAAACACTATAAAGTAGCCGCCGGTAGAGACACTCTTATTGCAGAGCAGCTATGGCCATGAACAAAGCGTTCCTTGGGCTGCTACAactgctgctcctgctcctgccgcCTTCCCTCCGCGATTACTTGTGGGCGGCGCCGAGTGAGCATGGAGTGGGTCAGCAGCTCAAGGTCTACCACCCCATAATTTTGCAAGCCGGCTTCAGCTGCCCCAGCATCGAGGCGCGGCTCACCGACGCCTACACTCCATCGCTACCCCGCTGCGGCGCGCTCAAGGGGAAGGGGTGGTTCCCGCTATGGAACAACATACCGGAGCTGATCGACCATGACTATGTGCCGTGCTTTGAGGAGCAGATGAGCCTTGTCTTCGACCCTGTCCTCAACGACTACGTGAACCAGCCTGGCGTCGAGACTCGTGTAACAAACTTCGGCTCCGCGTATGGATTCTCGCCCAAGGACGAGAGGTAAGTTTCTAGCAAGTCAAGATATTAGCATTTCTTCCAGTAAGAGTAACGTTGATGTTTGTCTCGACGTTGTTAGTTTAGACAAGACATTTGCATACATAGACGTGAAGGCACTTGACCTTTTCTCTATTCCAAGTTTCCCATGCCACAAAGCACACCCATTGAGACATCTTATTTTCTCTTGTATCTCTCTAATTCATCCATGCCTTATATGAACTTATCTCCCTCCTTATACTTGCTTAGGAGCAGATCTAGAAGCTTAAGCTAAGACAGTACTCCTTCCGTTTCTGGTAACAAGGCCTATAATTTTTTTTGACTAAGTTTCTAGAGAAATTACCAAAAAATACAACATGACTAAAAAATAtactatatttattttattgtagATGATAATGTTTTCACGTAGTTTTACTTTTTAGAATACTATATCGTTCTGGTGGTAATAGGTACAACGATGGAAAAAAATTGCTAGGGAAAACAATATTCCTCTGACATCCatctcttgtattgtgttgttcgtGTGCACATCTGGCCACATTTTGTTTCAGACTCTTAAAATTTCAAATATCACCGAACTGACAGTATTGCTGAATCTACATTTTGCATTTCATGGTTGGAGTTGTTAATCTATAATTTATAAGGAATCACTGGGTGGTAATGGTATATATATTTTTATAATGGTGCTATCATACTCTATTTTCTCCAGAAAAAGAATGTTTTCATAGCCTCACTAGTTCTGCTAGTCTTTTATTTTAATATATACTACCATGCTTCGACATTGATTAAATTTCTCTCTAGCTGCCCATTTTGTTGTAACATAAAGCTCCGCAATGAACTGGAAGCACTTGGATATCGAGATGGAGATACCCTTTTCGGAGCTCCTTATGACATACGACATGCTCCACCACGGCCTTCCCAGTCTTCCAAGGTGTACATGGATTACTTTGCTCGTGTCAAGGGTCTGGTTCAGAACGCAAGTGAGAAGAATGGGAATAAGCCGGTTATCTTAATCGGCCATAGCTTCGGCGGCAGGCTCATGCTTGACTTCCTGAATTCTACTCCCCTTCCATGGAGGAAACAATTCATCAAGCACTTGGTTCTACTCTCGCCAACACCTCCTATAGGCTTCGTTCAGCCTCTCACCAACCTCGCCTGGGGACCAACCTGCATTGTTATGGAGAACGTTTCACGTCTTGCTTTACGGCCAATGTGGCGGTCATTCGCAAGTTCCCTTCTATCTCTACCATCCCCAGCGGTGTTTGGCGACGAGCCGCTCATAATAACCAAACAAAAGAACTACTCTGCATATGACTGTCAAGATTTTCTTCCAGTGCTCGGTTTCAGTTTGAAAGGAACGTTGCCCTTTAATAAATGGGTGGATAAGAGAGTTGAGGCGCCAATGGTGCCAACGACATACCTCAATGGTTTTGGGGTTCAAACGACGAAGCAGGTGGTATTCTCAGACGACAACTTCGATATCGAGCCAGAAAATGTGTATGGCAATGGAGATGGGGTTGTCAATTGGAACAGTGTGTTGGTATTCGCCAAGGAACTCAAAAGGCAGCATTCGGCAGAGAACATACTCTTTAAATTCATCAAGATTCCTAATGTTGCACACAGTTATATTTCTATTCAAGAGGATTCACTCAAGATTGTTATGGCTGCAATTTTAGAAGCCAATTCTTGAAGACTCATGTGTTATCTGTGTGTTGTTATCAAGAGTAAAAGATTGGAATTATTTTCGTATGACAGATCTTATATGGTTATATTTGTAATATTGCTATTAATAAAAGTAGCAGTGTGGCCcttgcaaatgcgagggcatcctcTTTAATTTTTTGAAAGTAATAGTTTCCATTGAGGGAAATAATATAGTTCTATAGTCCGTGAAACTAGATAGATAGATGTAAAAAATTCAGGATTGTAGTTTGTGTTCTAATATATTAATATTTTCTTTAATAGATTGCAATTTTTTTATTCTATTTTTAATGTGAATCTGTCAGGGTTTCCCTATCCTGCGAGTAAGGTTTGCATCATAGAGCAAAATTAAAAATTTATAAACATTGGTAACTCTTTATATGTGTTATGACTAAAATTAGAAACCCACCTGTTTCGACAAGTTTCTCAAACATGCATATTTATGGATCAATATACTCAAGCAATGATAGCCTATAACCGGTTTACGCTTTATATTTTTAACACAAAATGGCATTTCCACCACGATCTAGCTAGTTTTGTGTAtggatttttcttttgttgatatGCCTACGAAGATATTGGTTGACTTCCCAGTAGtgtgagttttcttttctaaggagAGACGGTAGTAGTGTGTATTCTACCTAATTTCCACCCATTTTATGTGAGATCCAATATGGTAGATGTACGTGTAGATTAGCACTACAGATCAGGCTATTAAGGACCCCTGTGGCACACAGAAAGGCCTTTCAGTGTGTTGTGCGGCTGAACGCTGACCACCGAAAAAGCTTACCATAATCCTTGTCTCGGTCGGCTCATGACGCGGCTAGATAGAAAACTAGAAGCGTATGCGAATTTACACACACGATACGGTCCGAAAAAACCGTTGGCTTAAGGAAAATATTTGCAAACGATTTTCTTTCGCTAATTGTGTGTGAATTTCCACGATTCTATTTTTCCCTGTTCCGCTgcctttcttcctctctccatcCCGTATATGCTTCATATGTGTTCCGACTAAAGATAATTTATTATTTAATATATCAATGTTGCAAAAGCCATACACTATTATTGTTAAACGTACATTTGATGGGCCACTCCAGCATTTTAGTTAATATTGTGATTTGTTCCAATAAATTCTGGCTTATGCATGTATAGATCACAAGATTTACGATGTAATACAAAATGCGACGAGTCAGGTCGCACACGATTATTCTTCGGGTGTCGTGTGTGATAAGAATAATATCACACTGCTGGAAAATACTTTCTGGTGTGAAAATTACGTCCGCAGAAACCCGGATCGAAATTTTTCATAAAATTATGTTGTCCATTCACATTACATTGTACCAGTTCACACTAGATCAAATGTAACCATGTTCACATCCACAATCTAGTAAAAAATCCTGCCGATTTCGTGAAGATCACCACACACAGACTCTCGGTCgtctctcctctacctctcgATCGATCACCACACACTAGAAGAAGAACACCGACGCACCACTACTTCGAAGAGAAGGGGATGAGCTTCAAGGTCACCTACACTGTCCGTGCGTCGAGGGCGGAGAGGCGGATATGCGAAGTGAAGGAGAAGTTCCTCGATGCTGCACC
It includes:
- the LOC127316330 gene encoding lecithin-cholesterol acyltransferase-like 1, which codes for MAMNKAFLGLLQLLLLLLPPSLRDYLWAAPSEHGVGQQLKVYHPIILQAGFSCPSIEARLTDAYTPSLPRCGALKGKGWFPLWNNIPELIDHDYVPCFEEQMSLVFDPVLNDYVNQPGVETRVTNFGSAYGFSPKDESCPFCCNIKLRNELEALGYRDGDTLFGAPYDIRHAPPRPSQSSKVYMDYFARVKGLVQNASEKNGNKPVILIGHSFGGRLMLDFLNSTPLPWRKQFIKHLVLLSPTPPIGFVQPLTNLAWGPTCIVMENVSRLALRPMWRSFASSLLSLPSPAVFGDEPLIITKQKNYSAYDCQDFLPVLGFSLKGTLPFNKWVDKRVEAPMVPTTYLNGFGVQTTKQVVFSDDNFDIEPENVYGNGDGVVNWNSVLVFAKELKRQHSAENILFKFIKIPNVAHSYISIQEDSLKIVMAAILEANS